The Amylolactobacillus amylophilus DSM 20533 = JCM 1125 genome contains a region encoding:
- the nrdR gene encoding transcriptional regulator NrdR — protein sequence MECPNCHQNSSRVVDSRPSDENRAIRRRRECENCGYRFTTFERIELSPLLVIKSDGNREAFNREKIFNGLVHAAEKRPITSDELSDLVDRVENSIRKKGLNEISSKQIGEIVMDELAELDDVAYIRFASVYRQFKDMSGFMKALEEMMSKDKKSS from the coding sequence ATGGAATGTCCAAATTGTCATCAAAACTCATCCCGTGTTGTCGATAGCAGACCAAGTGACGAGAATAGAGCGATTAGAAGGCGACGCGAATGTGAGAACTGTGGTTACAGATTTACAACCTTTGAAAGAATCGAGCTCTCACCACTCCTGGTAATTAAGAGTGATGGTAATCGTGAAGCCTTTAACCGTGAGAAGATCTTTAACGGGCTTGTTCATGCTGCCGAGAAACGGCCAATTACGAGTGATGAGCTGAGTGATCTGGTCGATCGGGTAGAGAACAGTATCCGCAAAAAGGGTTTAAATGAAATTTCCTCAAAGCAAATTGGTGAAATTGTCATGGACGAACTTGCGGAATTGGACGACGTCGCGTATATCCGCTTCGCCAGTGTGTACCGTCAATTCAAGGATATGAGCGGCTTCATGAAGGCGCTCGAAGAAATGATGTCTAAGGATAAGAAGTCTAGCTAG